Proteins from a genomic interval of Pseudodesulfovibrio nedwellii:
- a CDS encoding LysE family translocator, with the protein MLELITVTIFMLLAAMAPGADFALVVRNSLLYSRRSACFTAIGVGAGQSIHTTYSVLGLTVLISKSLMLFTIVKYVGAAYLCYLGIRSLMAGGGPHATEIKPAEKDISAFAAFKQGLICNTLNPKAPLIYIAFYSAVLPPDISQLGKILYGLEFILIVGGWFVFLACIITHPTVKNVLGRVQRILTKALGGMMLYFGIRLAFIEQ; encoded by the coding sequence ATGCTTGAACTCATTACCGTCACCATATTCATGCTCCTTGCCGCGATGGCACCGGGTGCCGACTTCGCATTGGTGGTCCGCAACTCGCTGCTTTATTCCCGCCGTTCTGCCTGCTTCACCGCTATTGGCGTCGGAGCCGGGCAGTCTATCCATACGACATACAGCGTTCTCGGACTGACTGTACTCATATCCAAATCCCTGATGCTCTTCACCATCGTCAAATATGTTGGAGCCGCCTATCTTTGTTATCTCGGAATCCGCAGTCTCATGGCCGGAGGCGGCCCACACGCGACAGAAATCAAACCAGCCGAAAAGGATATTTCCGCCTTTGCGGCCTTCAAACAGGGACTCATCTGCAACACTCTAAACCCCAAGGCTCCCCTCATTTATATCGCATTTTACAGCGCGGTTCTGCCACCGGACATTTCTCAACTTGGTAAAATTCTCTACGGCCTCGAATTCATACTTATCGTTGGAGGCTGGTTCGTCTTCCTCGCCTGCATCATCACCCACCCCACTGTAAAAAACGTCCTTGGACGTGTGCAGCGGATACTGACCAAAGCCCTTGGCGGCATGATGCTTTATTTTGGTATTCGACTGGCTTTCATTGAACAATAA